Within the Chromobacterium paludis genome, the region AGTTCCCCGACCGCTTTATCAATGCGGGTGTCGCCGAGCAGAATATGACAGGCTTGGCTGCAGGCATGGCATCAGAGGGCTATCACGTATTCACTTACTCAATCGCCAACTTCCCAACTTTCCGCTGCGCAGAGCAGATTCGTAATGATGTGGCGTACCACCAGTTGCCAGTCACCGTAGTATCAGTGGGCGGAGGAGTCGCTTATGGTGCTTTGGGCTATTCGCATCACGCAGTTCAAGACTATGCATTGATGCGCACGCTGCCTAATATGCTGATCGCTGCGCCCGGCGATCCGATGGAGGTGCGGGCCTGTATGCGTTATCTGGTCGCAAACCCGGGGCCGTCGTACTTGCGATTGGGCAAGGCGGGAGAGCCAAACTTCCATCAGGCTCCCCCTTATGTCAGCCCCGGAAGCTGGCTGAAAGTACGTGATGGTGGAACTCGACGTGCAATGCTCACGACAGGTGCGGGCTTGCAAATTGCAATGGACTGGGTTGCGCGGGATGAGTACTCTGATCGTGCAGTTTACTCGATGCCTCTATGGTCGATGTCCGATAAGGCGGCCCAAATCGAGCCGATGCGTGTTCATGAGGAGATTGTAACGCTGGAAGATCATCTCCTAGATGGTGGCTTCGGCTCCTGGCTGCTGGAGGCGAAGACACTGCAGCCGGACGTCAGTTGCATTGTGAGACCGGTGGCGTTAACTCCAGACGTATGCGGTACAGTGGGGTCACAGGCTACGTTGAATCGCCTTGGCGGCCTGCTGCTCTAATCCTAAGTGGCTCTGGTATTCAATATGAATGCTAGAGCTAAGGTAATCCAGTTAGTTCTATTTTGCATTCGTTGCTCAGCGTGTCATGCATGATGCTGTATTCGTTTGTTGCTGGTTATTCTGAAGAAGTGGTCTTGAACGGATACAATGTTAGTTCGGACATTGCTATCTTGGTTAGTAAGATTGCTCATCGAGTTTGCCAGATTTTTGAGGGGGCATGTCTGAGTACATGTTATGGGGATGCTGGGAATGACGTATCGTGTTAAATGTTCTATCTCAAACAATGGGTTGAAACGCAGTGAGTTGGGGTTGTCGAAATCGATCTTATTGGAGGATGCGATTACTTGCGTTGTAAGTTGGGATCGTGCCGGCGGTAGACAATTAATTGTTGGATAAAAGAATAGATACGATATTATTAAAATAATGCACATGAATTTATAAGCATTTCCATTTTTGGCCGGAGCGGATGAAAACACTAGTGAGATACTTATCGTAAGTACAAGCCGCATGCATGGAAGCAACATTATTCACCCGATAGAAGAATTTTTATCATTGTGGTCTAATTTTTTTCATAGTAAATAGCTTTGTTGAGATACGAGTAGGCTGAAACGAAGGTAGACTGGCAGGGCGCCTTCACCAATACGAAATGTATTGAGCTTGTTGCAATAATCGAATTGCATTGTCAAATGCATATCGGAAACCCGGGAAGTTGGCAAGTGGAAAAGCTCAATCCGTTCCAACAATCTGATACGCTGCCAATATGGACCAGTTTATAGTAAGTGGCAAACACTAGTAACATCTGCCCGTTCAGTTTTGCTCGACCGATCAGTTTAGTTTTACGAAGGCCACCCACGGTTTTCAGCCAGTAAAAGCATTCCTCTATCCGTTTGCGAGAGTGTTCGGCTGATGTGATAGTTCTCATTGCGAGTGGCTTTGTTGTCGATGGTGCTGTAAAGCCGCTTGGATCCCACATGAGGTGAGATTACCAGTTCGCGCAATCTTTTAAGAAGGCTGGCGTTTTATAGCCTTTTTCGGTGCCAACACTACTGCCGCGCTTGGCGCTGCGACGCAGCAGGCCTGCGACACCGAGATGCCCCTGATGACCCGGTTGTGGTTTTCGGTTAGGATGTGCACCATGTGACAGAGGCGGCTGCTATCCTTTTGACGCTTGCTGACCGGTCGGGATTCTGGGCCGGTGTGCGACTGGTGGGTTTGCTTGCTGCTCCTCTGGCCGCAAAAGTCGTCACCCGGATTGGCCCCCTGGGCGGCGAGGTGCCGTTATCCTTGCGTACAAAGCTTTTGTAGGAGGCCCTGGCATCGATCAGGGGAATGCTCGTCGTTGGTCAACTTGCGCCACTCGGTGAGGTTACGGACACGGATGGAAAAGTCCCGCGTAACGTCCTCGGTGAACGGGCGGTCACTGTTCTATGAGAAGCTGATATGGTTCCAGACGCGTGCATCAGCGTACAGGCTGGTAAACCGACGGAAGAAAAGGATGTAATCCAGCTGTTCGCCTTGTAAATGCTCGGCGTGAATGGAGTAGAGCACTTGCAGCAATGATGCGGGCAGTAGATGTTCCGGCGGAATCGAAGGCCGGAAATACAGGCCGTTAAAGATATCATTAATCGACTCGAGCACCTACTCAACTATCTGGAGGATCTTGCGCAGCAAGGGATCTACAGGGATTTGATTCTCGTGCAGAACGGGTTCGACTGGTTGTCGTTGCGGATGCCTCTCATGGGTTGCTTCCGTTGAGCGTTGGATGAAGGTGGCGTTTGGGCTGGAAAGAATTATACACAGGAACTCCGATGGGTTTGGTTTAGTATGGTGTCTGCGTTATACATAGTAATGTAGACCGTTTTTACGAATTGTGAAAAGGCAAATTCAGTTACTAGGGTGTTCAGCCTCATTTATGTAACGTTTTTATTTCTTACCATTGTATGATTTTATGATACAAGTTCAACAGTAAGCAATTAGTATGAATTAGTTTCCTTGTAAAAAACTTACTAACGAAGTAATTATGCAACCCTGAGTAATGTTCGTATTTCAAACGAATGTTGTTATTTCAGTTAATTTGACTTGTAATATACTTAAAATATAAACATCAGGACTAAATAGGTAATTCCATAATGGCTGATATACAATTTTATATTCTTAGTCGTGATAGGCCAAAATATATCGAGCAGACGATTCAATCAGTATTGGATGAAGGTTATGATAATGTTGAGGTAATTGTCTCTGATAATTCATTAGGATGTGAAGTTCAATTGTTGATTAGCGAGAGGTTTCCTCAGGTAAAATACATAAAAAGATTAGACTTGCCTTCAAGAGATCACTTCAATTTAGTGATAAAGGAGGCTTCGAGTGAATTTTTGGTAATGTTTCATGATGATGACATGGTTCTGCCAGGGTATTTAGAGGTATTGCATGGAGCGTTAATCAAAAATACAAAAGCTTCTGCGGTGGCTTGTAATTCTTATGTTGTTGATGAGGGGGGGATTATAACGCGGGAATTTATCGCTACTGAAATGGGCCCACGTAAGATTGAGACGCCGAAGATTCTTGCTCAGGAGTATTTACGCATATTTACAGGATCGCATCCGCCATTTCCAACGTACATGTATAGAACGTCAATGGTTAAAGAATGCATATTGAATGACGATCTTGGTGGAAAACACTCGGACTTATCCTTCCTTCTCCAAGTTCTTGCAAATGGTGAGTTAATATGGCTTAGCCATATACTTGCGAAGTATAGAGTTCACAATAGTAGTGACAGTAGTAAGGAGTCACTAGCAGATAGGAAAAGAATCTTGAACTTCCTATTAAGTTCAAAGCTGATTACAAAAAATAATTTAGATTATCATGAGTACAAAGTATATTCAGAACTAAGATGGCATTATTGCTATTGGAAAAAAGGAAAACGTAGAACGTTAAATTATTGGCGAGCAGCGCAGGGTTCAATTTGGCGATTATGTAATCTCTTGATTAATCGACCGAAAATAATTTCGACTCTATATAAAAAGGTTACATATGTTTTACGATTGCAGTCCTTTCAATAATGAGAATTTAATTGCAAAAATTAAAATTAATGAAAACAAATCGAGTGGCATTCATACTTGTGTGACAGAGTCAAATAAGACATTCCGCTATGATAATAAAAACTACGCCTTTTCACTTGAGTGCGATAATTCTTATTTAACATATCATAAAGTTGACGGTAATCAGCTTTTTGTAGGTAAAAAAATTCGAATCTCGAGAAAACCATGGTTTATTAAGTACGATGTAAACCCGTGGACAAATGAGGCCATACAAAGAAATTTAGCATGTTCATTTTTAGATGTGAAGGATGATGACACAATTATACTGTCAGATATTGATGAAATTATTGATCAGAGAGTTTTTCCTGACCTTATAGAATTAACGAAGAAGCATGGAATTATAACAATTGGACTTCGCTTCACGCTCTTTTACCTAAATTTATTTTCAAAAAATTGGCCAGGGCCTGAGCGTTATTCATATCGAGTTTTTTTAATGACTGGTAAAGTATTTAAATCATTAAAGATGACATCTGATCAGTTAAGGAAAAAGGGGGAGGCTGGAAAATTAATAAATGAGATTTATTGCCATGATGGATACTCGGGTTTTCATCATTCTTGGCTAGGAGATATTGATTTCGTTAAAAATAAACTACTATCATATGCGCATTCTAAAGACGACCATGTCGGAAGCATATTTATGCCGAATGGTGATGTGGATATGTGTAGTCTAAAAAAATATATATTAGGAGGTAAGTCTATATTTCCGAATCATCAACTTTATGTTGATGATTCAGTCCCACAGTTAAATTCTATTGCCAAAGACCATGAATCATTTACGCAATATTTTATATAAAATAATTAACGGCACATTGTCAGGCGGTATTATATTTGGTGTCTTGGCACTTGTTTTAACTAATGCAATCAATGTAGTACTACATCCACTTTTATTAAATTTCTTTGGACTACATTATTATGGGGCATGGACATTAATCAACACAGTATGCACATACATTGCACTTAGTAACCTAGGAATACCTTCGTCATTGACTGTATTGTCTCATGTTCCTTTGTTTGAGAAGTTGAAGATAAAATTAATTTGGAATTCACTATTCCTGTTGATTATTGTTTCATTATTTTTAACTATAGCTCTGCTAATCGTAAGTTATTTTAATGGTGAACATTATATCTTAATGGCGCTAGGTGTTAATGGTGATAATGTAATATATAAGCTATTAATTGCTTCACTTGCAGTATTGCTTGCTAAGTTTCCGATTCAAGCCTTAATAACGTCGTTTAATATCTACCAAAGGCAAATTCCAGGGAAAGTATTTGATATTTTATTTTCTGGCATAACGTTGCTTAGCTTTATAATATGTTACGCAAGAAAATTAAGCATTGTAGATTATGTTTGGATTATATTTTCATTAAATTTAGTTATTTTCTTTGGCATTTACTTCTATTTTAGAAAAACAATTAAGAAAGTGAATTTTTTTGACTTCTCATACTTCGATAGTCAATTTGCTGCAAAAATTTTAACTGGAGGTGCAGGATTCTTAATACTGGGGTTGCCAGTAACTCTTGGGTGGTCCGTTGATAATTTAATAATTTCACACTACCTAGGATTAAATGAAGTTGCAAATTTTTCATTTGCAACTAAAATTCTATTGATACCATATGGTTTTTTGAACTTGTATTCTGTCTCCCTATTTAGTATCTACGGGCACAAATATGCACAGGGATTATTTAAGTGGATTGCGGCATCATATAAAAAGGGACTTCATTTACTAACATTATTAAACGGCTATATTTTATTACTAGCCCTAGTTTTCAGTGATAATATAATTAAGCTATGGACACACTCTGCCTTAATTAATATAGATCCATACCTGCTTATGGCGCTCACTTTTTACGTTTTTTCATTGCCTTCTGTTAATCAGTCCTCGGCATTGCTTACAGGATTAAATCAAAAAAAAGAGACAATATTTTTCTCATACATAGAGCTTACGCTTCATATTGTTTTATCGATCATCTTAGTAAAATTAATGGGAATAGCAGGGATTGGTGTTGCAATGGCCATCTCATCAATTGCTGTGCCATATTTATTTCTGCCGCTTATTCTTTCTTCTAAATACTCCTGGTTTAGTTATAAGGATTCCTTAATTTCATTTAAAATGTTGTTTCTGTCATTTTCTCCCGCAGTAGCATTGGTATATATATTTAATAGTTACCTCTTTATGAACGGATTTTTCATTTATAAAATAATAACATTTGTTTCTGCTATAAGTATATTTACCATCTTATCATTTGTACTGTGTAATAATCGAGCTATTGCAGACTTAAAAAAATTATGGAGTGAAAGAAGTCATGCTAAATAAATTATTTCAATAGGCAAGATGGCTATTGAACTTTTTATAGTCAATGACCATAGTGGTTTTCACGGCATGTTATTACGCTTAAGTCAGGTAAAGCTTTGAAATGATCAAGATTCTAATAAAGCATGCTCCAAATATTTGCAAAGAAATTCTAGAAAGGCAAATACCTGATTCATGGGGTATGAATTGGGGGGGGGTGGGTTTTACTTTTGATGAGAGTGAGGCATATGATTGGGTTGCAGTTATGCATCACTCTGCACTACAAGAGCGATTTATTTCACGCGTCCCTAAAGAGAGATGTATATATATATCAATGGAACCATGTGAAAATCTTTGTAATGTTAGCCCACACTTTATAAGTCAATTTGGTGTAGTTATCGCATCAGATGAGAAAATAATTCATCCTAATTTAATTCATTGCAATGTCCATACATGGTGGGTTGGTTTGTCTGTTGTAATAAATAATGGACGGCATAACTTGATGTTAAATTCAGGGAAAGATTTCAACTTTTTTGAGAATTACCCAGAAGTAAGTCAATATAATAAAGCCTGCATTATTTCAAGTGGGAAATCAATTTTTCCTGGGCATGAAAAACGAAATAAATTTATAGAGGAAATCAAAAAATCAAGAATTGGTGATTTAATTGATATTTATGGCCATGGTGGAATGAGATTTGATGATAAGCTCGATGTGATAAAAAGATATAAGTTTTGTATCGTTGTTGAGAATGGTCGTCATAAGGGATACTGGTCAGAAAAGCTTGCCGATACTTTTCTTAGTGGCTCTAGACCAATCTACTATGGCTGTCCTGACATACACGAATTTTTTCCAGAAAAATCTGTTTTATCAATTGACATTGAGAAGATCGAAGGCGTAATAGAGATAGTCGATGAACTAATATCAGGGAAGTTGAAATATTTTGATCAAGATGGGCTTAAGACTGCCAAGGAGAGAATACTTTACAAGTATAATTTTTATAATTTAATTGCAGAATACTGCCAGTCTAAAGACTATGAAGAATTTGGAGAAGTAAAGTTATTTCCGAATGTTAAGTTTTATAGAGGAAAATTTTATTATTTTTTAAAATCAACGTATATGAAAATTAAAAAAATACTCTTCAGGTGAAGAAGAGTATTCATCTGGCAACTCTATGGTATTTAAATATTTTTTATTTAGCATATTGGTTTGTTCATAAATTTTGGAAACGTTAGTGATAGGATGTACAAGGTTAAATTCTTATTTATCGAATCGCATAAAAAAGTCATTTTATAGCTTAGTGTGTTTCACATGATAGGCCCGCAAAATAGATGCGATGAGGCATAGTGATCTGAGCAGAAGAAGCATGCAAGCTATAGTGGTAATAAACCAGAATACCTGCGGATGTGTAGAATTTAGACATATATAATGCGCCATCTTTGATGGGACAGGATGATAAGTAATAAAAGTTTATGTATAGAGTGACATGCGGCATACACAGAATTTATTTTGTTGCCTCAGAAATTTATTCTATTTGATAGTATTTAATGTGCACTATGCATTTCGTAAAATCCTGTCGAAATAATTAAAACAAGTTCTGTCGTCTCTCACAGCCATGCTCTATATAAATCTTATCATATCTACATAATTGACCTTGTGTTTATATGAGTGCAGTGAGATTTATTTTCAGCTAATAGCTACGCAAGCAAAAAATAAGATAGGCAGTTCGACTGTTCAACTAACTCAGGAAATTAGGCTATATATTAAGTTAGCCCCCTCTGTTTGTCGTTCATCAGAGTAACTTTAAGGCTGAAGCATAGTGTGTTAGCAATCGATTGCCACAAGAGAAAGAATCGACTGGATTGGCATTAACAGAAGCTTTAGATCCTCATTGTTGCCCATGTGAAGATATAATTTCTTATCATTTTACAGTTCTTGCATATGCTTATTCTCAGTAGAAAGCGCCAGAATTTTACTTGTGTCAACACTAATTTGAGACGATCTGGACCTTAACTGTTTAGCTGGTATTTTGCATACACCACTACCGACCAGGCTATGATAAGGAGATGGGCGCAAGCACGTTCGAGAAAAATGCCAAGCAGCATTAGACAACTCAGCAGTCGGAGTGTGCGTCAGTCAAGTTGACCGTAAATCGCATCAGAGTGGTTAGGCATGTGACAAGCAATGGCTGGCGAAAGATACTGGAAACAGTGGCCTGCTTGTCAAACATAGCGACGTTTACGTTTAGCTATGACGGAGAACAAACGCCTGTTAAATGTGCTGTTGCGATAGGCTCTGGGCATGTTGCAATTCGATGGTTCAACCTGATCATGCAGTCGTAAGCCTTGTGCTGAGCCAGTTCTGCTATCATCATAGCCGAATATCGTTAGCAGTGGTTCTTAGTTCACTTAGTGATTGATGCCAAAGAACTGGAAATTCGAACTATTGAGGGGGAAACGACGTTGATGGCGCACCTATCCCGCTTCCATTGAATACTACAGTTGAAATGATGTGGTCAGATGGCTTTTTTACCTAAAAGCTTGTTACCATAATACTTGTGGGTTGAGTACTATACTGGTGTGTACGGCAGTAAAAAAGAGAAGGCTTGGAGTCGAAAATTTACAGAAAATATAGAACGGATTGCCGCAATCGTGCAAGCAAAGGCTTAGGGCGACTAATCTGATAATCATTGATAGCCATCTTCTCAGCCCGGTTGAAATGAAGATCTAATTTCCTAGAGTAGAGCATGTTTAGTCGAGTAATGGTATCCGTGTTGATCAGCAGGTTGCGTAAAATGTTGCTGAATCATTTACCTCTAAAGCGGGGCGGCAATAGGCAAAATTTTTCTTAGTGAAGGATACGTTGACTCTAGAGTTGTGGTTATGCAACAACATCGGTTTTGATGAAAATGCGCTTATAATTTCAACATTTCAACTAAAAATTACAGAGCAT harbors:
- a CDS encoding glycosyltransferase family 17 protein — protein: MFYDCSPFNNENLIAKIKINENKSSGIHTCVTESNKTFRYDNKNYAFSLECDNSYLTYHKVDGNQLFVGKKIRISRKPWFIKYDVNPWTNEAIQRNLACSFLDVKDDDTIILSDIDEIIDQRVFPDLIELTKKHGIITIGLRFTLFYLNLFSKNWPGPERYSYRVFLMTGKVFKSLKMTSDQLRKKGEAGKLINEIYCHDGYSGFHHSWLGDIDFVKNKLLSYAHSKDDHVGSIFMPNGDVDMCSLKKYILGGKSIFPNHQLYVDDSVPQLNSIAKDHESFTQYFI
- a CDS encoding oligosaccharide flippase family protein gives rise to the protein MNHLRNILYKIINGTLSGGIIFGVLALVLTNAINVVLHPLLLNFFGLHYYGAWTLINTVCTYIALSNLGIPSSLTVLSHVPLFEKLKIKLIWNSLFLLIIVSLFLTIALLIVSYFNGEHYILMALGVNGDNVIYKLLIASLAVLLAKFPIQALITSFNIYQRQIPGKVFDILFSGITLLSFIICYARKLSIVDYVWIIFSLNLVIFFGIYFYFRKTIKKVNFFDFSYFDSQFAAKILTGGAGFLILGLPVTLGWSVDNLIISHYLGLNEVANFSFATKILLIPYGFLNLYSVSLFSIYGHKYAQGLFKWIAASYKKGLHLLTLLNGYILLLALVFSDNIIKLWTHSALINIDPYLLMALTFYVFSLPSVNQSSALLTGLNQKKETIFFSYIELTLHIVLSIILVKLMGIAGIGVAMAISSIAVPYLFLPLILSSKYSWFSYKDSLISFKMLFLSFSPAVALVYIFNSYLFMNGFFIYKIITFVSAISIFTILSFVLCNNRAIADLKKLWSERSHAK
- a CDS encoding glycosyltransferase family 10 domain-containing protein, with the translated sequence MIKILIKHAPNICKEILERQIPDSWGMNWGGVGFTFDESEAYDWVAVMHHSALQERFISRVPKERCIYISMEPCENLCNVSPHFISQFGVVIASDEKIIHPNLIHCNVHTWWVGLSVVINNGRHNLMLNSGKDFNFFENYPEVSQYNKACIISSGKSIFPGHEKRNKFIEEIKKSRIGDLIDIYGHGGMRFDDKLDVIKRYKFCIVVENGRHKGYWSEKLADTFLSGSRPIYYGCPDIHEFFPEKSVLSIDIEKIEGVIEIVDELISGKLKYFDQDGLKTAKERILYKYNFYNLIAEYCQSKDYEEFGEVKLFPNVKFYRGKFYYFLKSTYMKIKKILFR
- a CDS encoding transketolase family protein → MRNAFIQELVDLARLYPQIALIVGDLGYSVVEPFAEEFPDRFINAGVAEQNMTGLAAGMASEGYHVFTYSIANFPTFRCAEQIRNDVAYHQLPVTVVSVGGGVAYGALGYSHHAVQDYALMRTLPNMLIAAPGDPMEVRACMRYLVANPGPSYLRLGKAGEPNFHQAPPYVSPGSWLKVRDGGTRRAMLTTGAGLQIAMDWVARDEYSDRAVYSMPLWSMSDKAAQIEPMRVHEEIVTLEDHLLDGGFGSWLLEAKTLQPDVSCIVRPVALTPDVCGTVGSQATLNRLGGLLL
- a CDS encoding transposase; the protein is MLESINDIFNGLYFRPSIPPEHLLPASLLQVLYSIHAEHLQGEQLDYILFFRRFTSLYADARVWNHISFS
- a CDS encoding glycosyltransferase family A protein, producing MADIQFYILSRDRPKYIEQTIQSVLDEGYDNVEVIVSDNSLGCEVQLLISERFPQVKYIKRLDLPSRDHFNLVIKEASSEFLVMFHDDDMVLPGYLEVLHGALIKNTKASAVACNSYVVDEGGIITREFIATEMGPRKIETPKILAQEYLRIFTGSHPPFPTYMYRTSMVKECILNDDLGGKHSDLSFLLQVLANGELIWLSHILAKYRVHNSSDSSKESLADRKRILNFLLSSKLITKNNLDYHEYKVYSELRWHYCYWKKGKRRTLNYWRAAQGSIWRLCNLLINRPKIISTLYKKVTYVLRLQSFQ